GCGCGGCTGCCCCTACCACGGCCCTCCCCCGGAGGGGGAGGGAGCAGCAGCATCAGCGCTTGTTGCGGATCGGAATCTGCATTTCCTCGGGCTTGATCTCGCGCACCAGCTCGGGCACGCCCCAGGCGAAGGCCGGGTCGTCCTTGATGCGGAAGTGGTACATGCTCTGCATGGCCTGGTGGTCTTCGCGCCGGAAGGTCATCGTGCCCTTGGGCGTCTCGAAGCTCATGCCTTCCATGGTCTTGATGAGCTTGTTGGTAGCGGTGTCGCCGCCGGTCTTCTTCAGCGCGGTGACTATGGCCATGGCGGCCGAGAAACCGCCGGCGGTGAAGAAGTCCGGCGGGCTCTTGAACTCCTTGTAGTGCATCGCGACCATGGCGTCGTTCACCGGGTTCTTCGGGATGCCGAAGTAGTAGTAGGTTGCGCCCTCCATGCCCGGGAAGTTCTTGTAGGCGGCCATGGCCGGCAGGATGTTGCCGCCGGTGAACACCTCGATGCCGTAGCGCTTCTTCAGGTCTTGCGCGGCCAGGGCGTTGAAGGGCGGCGTGCCGCCGGCCCAGATGACCTCGATGGCCTTGCGTCCAGGCTTGTCCTTGAGCACGTCCACCAGGCGCTGGATGCCGGCGGTGAAGTCGGTGGTGGTCTGCGGCAGGTATTCCTCATGCACGATTTTTGCGTGCTTGAGCGCGTCCTTGAAGGCTTTGACGCCGTCGCGCCCGAAGGCGTAGTCCTGCGCCAGCGTGGCCACGGAGACGCCGTCCTTGTCCATCGCCACCGCGTTGCTGATCGCGTCCTGGCTGGAGTTGCGCCCCGTGCGGAAGATGTACTTGTTCCACTTGTCGCCGGTGATGGCATCGGCCACGGCGGGCTCGACCAGCAGGATCTTCTTGTATTCCTCGGCCACCGGCAGCATGGCCAGGGCCACGCCCGAGCTCGTCGGGCCCACGGCCAGATCCACCTTGTCGTCGGCATAGGCCGCGGCCAGCAGGCTCTTGCCCAGGTCGGGCTTGCCCTGGTCGTCCTTCTCGATGACCACGATCTTGCGCCCGTCTATGCTCATGCTGCCCTGCGTGGCGTAGTTCAGCCCCATCATCAGCCCGGTTTGCGTCTGCTTGCCATAGGCCTCCAGCGGGCCGGTCTTGCTGTAGACGTGGGCTATGCGGATGTCCTTGGATTGGCTGAATGCCGGCAAACCGACGGCGGTGGCAAGTGCGGCCAGGGCGACCAGGGTACGACGTTGCATGAGAGAGCCTCCTGTATGGGATGGCAGATGCCAATGCACGAGCCGTGCCAGGCCCAGGCTGCCCGGAAAACGCCGGGTTCTTGGCTTGCAATGTCTCTCAATCAGACGATGTCGTGTTCACAATCAAGACATTTGTCTGCAATTCGGACACTCTGCTCACAAGGCGGGCTTTAGTCCGGCACGACGCCGGAGCGCATCTGGCGCTCCAGCTCATGGCGCATGATCTTGCCCGTGGTGCTGCGCGGCAGGAAATCGTCCTGCACGAAGTGCACTTCCCTGGGCACCTTGTAGCCGGCGATCTGCGCGCGGCACAGCTCGGTCAGCGCCTGTGCGGTGAGCGAGGCGTCCTTGCGCACCACGTAGGCGACGGGCACCTCGCCCCATTGGGCGTCGGGGCGGCGCACCACCACCGCGTCGGCCACGCGCGGCTCGGTCAGCAGCACGCGCTCGATCTCGGCGGGGTAGATGTTCTCGCCGCCGGACTTGATCAGGTATTTGCGCCGATCCACGAAGGACAGCGTGCCGTCCGGGTTGCGCACGAACACGTCGCCCATGTGAAACCAGCCGCCGCGAAAGTCCTCGGCATTGGCCTCGGGGTTGTTCCAGTAGCCGGAAAACAGCGTGGGGCCGCGCATCGCCAGCTCGCCCGGCTCGCCGTCGGCCACCTCGCGGTCGTCGGCATCCACCAGCTTGATGCGGCAAAAGCTGCTCTGGATCTTGTTCAGGCTGGCGGGCACATGGCCGACCGCGATGGTGTGGCGCGTGGCCGGCGGCAGCCCGGTCTCGGTCGAGCCAAAGGTGTTCAGATAGGGCGCGCCCACGAGGCGCGTGACCTCGGCAATCTGCTCACGCGGCACCAGATCGGCCATCACGCCGACCCAGCGCATGCCGGCCACCGGCTGGCCGCTGGCGCGCAAGGCGTCCAGAAAGGGCCCGATCATGCCGGGCATGAGCGTGAAGCGCGCCAGGCGCTCGCACACCGCGATCCGCGCCAGCTCCGGCGCGTCAAACCCGTCGGTGACGATCACCTTCGCGCCCTGGATCAGCGTCATGAACACCGTGTCGGTGGAGACCATGTGAAACAGCGGCGCCCAGGCGACGAAATGCTCGTCGGGCGTGCTCGGCAGGTCGATCATCTGGTTCTGCGCGCGCGCGATCTCGGCGCGCTGGCTGATCAGCGCCCCCTTGGGCATGCCGGTGGTGCCGCTGGTGTAGAGGATGACCACGCCGTCCTCGGGCTCGCATTCGTCGGGCACGGCGTCAGCGCTCTGAACGGCAAGCGCTGCTTCGTATTCAGCGCCGAAGCTCAGGCTGGGCGCCAGCTCAGCGTAGCGTGCGGCAATGTCGGCATGGCGCGCCGAGGCATGGATGAGTTTGGGCGTGACCAGGCTCAGGCAGTGGTGCAGCTCGCGCTCGGCCAGGCGCCAGTTCTGGCAGGCGGCAATCACGCCGAGCTTGGCCGCAGCGACCAGCACCTCGACGTATTCCAGGCAGTTCTGCGCGAGCACCGCCACCCGGTCGCCCCGCCCTATGCCGCGCGACATCCAGTAGCGGCACAGGCGGTTGCTGCGCGCATCCAGCTCGGCGTAGCTCCATTGGTGCTCGCCCTGCTGCAGCGCGATGCGCTCAGGGCCCATGCGCACGCTCAACGCAAAAAGTGCGCCCAGCGTCAGGCCAGAGGCCTGGCGCGCAAGTTCAAAATCCACCGGCGACGCGGCCTGCTGCTCGGGCATCTCTTTGTCTCGCATTCCAAGTTGACGCCCCGCATCATGCGCCAAAACCCGTCCACGCCAAAGGGCCGGCCCGCGAGCGGCCGCCCTCCGGCGCAGCGACGGTCAGCTACTGGCCGCTGCGTATCAGGTGGTCAAACGCCGCCAGCGCCGCAGTGGCGCCCGCACCCGCGGCGATCACGATCTGCTTGAAAGGCACCGTGGTGCAGTCGCCCGCGGCAAACACGCCGGGCACGTTGGTCTGGCCGCGCGCATCGACCATGATCTCGCCGGTATGGGACAGCTCCACCGTGCCCTTGAGCCAGTCGGTATTGGGCAGCAGGCCGATCTGCACGAAGACGCCCTCCACCTCCAGACGCTGCTGCACCCCGCTGATGCGGTCCTTCCAGGCCAGGGCGTTGACCTTGCCGCCTTCGCCCAGCACCTCGGTGGTCTGGGCGTTCAGGATCACGTCCACATTGGGCAGGCTCTTGAGCTTCTTTTGCAGCACCGCGTCGGCCTTGAGCTCGGGCATGAACTCCAGCACCGTGACGTGCGCGACCACTCCGGCCAGGTCGATCGCCGCCTCGATGCCGGAATTGCCGCCGCCAATCACCGCCACGCGCTTGCCCTTGTACAGCGGGCCGTCGCAGCTCGGGCAGTAGGCCACGCCCTTGGTGCGGTATTCGTCTTCGCCGGGCACGCCCATGTTGCGCCAGCGCGCGCCGGTGGACAGCACCACGGACTTCGCCTTGAGCACACCGCCGTTTTCCAGCTCCACCTCGATCAGGCCGCCAGGCGTAGCCGCGGGCCGCAGCGCCTTGGCGCGCTGCAGGTTCATCACGTCCACCTCGTATTCGCGCACATGCTGCAGCAGGGCAGCGGAAAACTGCGGCCCCTCGGTGTGCGGCACCGAGATGTAGTTGTCGATATCGAGCGTGTCGTTCACCTGCCCGCCAAAGCGCTCTGCGACCACGCCGGTGCGTATGCCCTTGCGCGCCGCGTACACCGCCGCCGCTGCACCCGCCGGGCCGCCGCCGACGATGAGCATGTCGAACGCCTCCCTGGCCGAGAGCTTTTCGGCGTCGCGCCGGGCCGCGCCGGTGTCGAGTTTGGCAACGAACTGCGCCAGCTCCATGTGGCCGGCGGAAAACATCTCGCCGTTCAGGTACACCGTGGGCACGGCCATGATCTCGCGCTCGTTCACTTCCTGCTGGAAGGCGCCGCCCTCGATCACCGTGGTCTTTATCTTCGGGTTCAAGATGGCCATGAGCGAGAGCGCCTGCACCACGTCCGGGCAGCTATGGCAGGTGAGGCTCATGTAGACCTCGAAGTGCAGCTCGCCCTCGAGCTGCCTGACCTGCTCCAGCAAATCGGCCTCTTGCTTGGGCGGGTGTCCGCCCGACCAGAGCAGGGCCAGCACCAGCGAGGTGAATTCATGCCCCAGCGGCAAGCCGGCAAAGCGCAGCCGCCCCTCGTCGCCCTCGCGCACCAGCGTGAACGAGGGCTTGCGCGCGTCCTGCCCATCCTCGCGCAGCGTGATCATGTCGGGGCGCATGCCGGCAATGGTTTGCAGCATTTCGCGCATCTCGGCCGAGGTCGCGTCGTCGCCCAGCGAGGCCACCAGCGTGAACGGCCGCACCACGCGCTGCAGATAGGCGGCAAGCTGGGTTTTGAGTTGGTCATCAAACATGTTTCTTCTCCTCCACGGGGCGGTTCGGGGCATGAAAAAGCCGGACGGCAAGGCGCACGCGCGCCCTGCATCCGTCCGGCAGGCGGCGGGTGTCGCTCAGATCTTGCCGACCAGATCCAGCGAGGGCGTCAGCGTCTTCTCGCCTTCCTTCCACTTGGCCGGGCACACCTGGTCGGGGTGGGCGGCGGTGAACTGGGCGGCCTTGAGCTTGCGCAGCGTCTCGGTCACGTCGCGGGCGATTTCGTTGGAGTGCACTTCCATGGTCTTGATCACGCCATCGGGGTTGATCACGAAGGTGCCGCGCAGCGCCAGGCCTTCTTCAGGAATGTGCACGCCAAAGGCGTTGGTCAGCTGGTGCGTGGGGTCGCCCACCAGCGGGAACTTGGCCTTGCCCACGGCGTCGGAGGTTTCGTGCCAGACCTTGTGCGAGAAGTGCGTGTCGGTGGTCACCGCATAGACTTCGGCGCCGGCCTTCTGGAACTCGGCGTAGTGCTCGGCCGCATCTTCGATCTCGGTCGGGCAGTTGAAGGTGAAAGCCGCCGGCATGAAGATCAGCACCGACCACTTGCCCTTGAGCGTTTCATCGGTCACTTCGATGAACTCGCCCTTGCCACCGCGATTGACGTAGGCATTGACCTTGAAGGGCTGAACCTGGGTGTTGATGAGAGACATGCATTACTCCTTGTGAAATGGGCTAAGTACAAACCCTAGAATAAAGCCGAAGCCCGATTTGTCAATTTGATATAGCCAATTTTCATGATTGGTTTGCTCAATCTCCGCGGCGCACCGCCCGCCATTTCCATCGCGGCGCAGCGCGCTTGTCATCACCGCGAGGCGCACCCACAATCGTGCGTGCCCACCCGTCCCACAGCAAGGAGTCCACATGCAAGGCGACCCCCAAGTCATCCACTGGCTGCAGGCGCAGCTCAAGAACGAACTCACCGCCACCAACCAGTACTTCATGCACTACCGGCTGCTCAAGCACTGGGGGTTCGACCGCCTGGCGAAGAAGGAGCGTGAAGAATCGATAGGCGAGATGAAGCACGCAGACCGGCTCATGGACCGCATCCTGATGCTCGACGGCCTGCCCAATCTGCAAGACTTGGGCAAGCTGCAGATCGGCGAAGACGTGCCCGAAATCCTGCAGTGCGACCTGCGCCTGGAGCGCGCCGCGCAGGACACGGTCAAGCAAGGCATGGCCCATTGCGAGAGCGTGCGCGACTACGCCTCGCGCGATCTGCTGGGCGACATCCTGCGCGACACCGAAGAGCACATCGACTTCCTGGAAACCCAGATCGAGGTGCTCGCCAAGGTAGGCGTGCAAAACTACCTGCAATCGCAAATGGGCAGCGTGGACTGAGCACGCCCCGCGCCCCGGTCGCGCTCGTGCGGGCGCCGGTGCGGGGCACTCGGCCCGACGCTCTAGAATCGGTTGGTGCTGCAGCGCACCATTGCGCCGGCTGCAGCCCACCTGCACGAAGGAGACGCCAGTGCCAGACAAGACCACCGAGCAGCAGACGCCGCAAGCCGGCGCGCCGCGCACCATCAAGAAGTACCCCAACCGGCGCCTCTACGACACCTCCACCTCCACCTACATCACGCTGGCCGAGGTGCGCCAGCTCGTGATCGACGGCGTGCAGGTACAGGTGCGCGACGCCAAGTCGGGCGAAGACCTCACGCGCTCCATCCTGCTGCAGATCATTCTCGAAGAGGAAGCGGGCGGCACGCCCATGTTCACCGAGGCCGTGCTGGCCAACATCATCCGCTTCTACGGCCACGCCATGCAGGGCTTCATGGGTGCCTATCTGGAAAAGAACGTGCAGATGTTCACCGAGGTGCAGGCCCGTCTGGCCGAGCAGGCCAAGACCGTCACGCCCGAGATGTGGAGCCAGTTCATGAACCTGCAGTCGCCGATGATGCAAAACCTCATGGGCAGCTACATCGAGCAATCGCACAACATGTTCCAGCACATGCAGGAGCAGATGAACAAGCAGACCGAGCAGATGCTCGGCGCCTTCGGCATCAAGAAGCGCTGAGCGCGGGCCGGCGGCGGCAAAGAGCCGACTGGCACTGCGGCAATTGCTTGGTGTTACGCTTTTTGCTCCTTCGAACCGACCCAGCGCACCGCCATGACCCGCACCGACTCCGCCGTGCTCCAAACGCCGCCCCGCCCTGTTTCCCTGCCGCGGCGGCTGGCGCTGGATGCGGGCGGTCCGCAGGCGTTTCGCCGGGCGCTGCGCAGCTATTTCGTCGAGACCTTCGACGCCACCGAGTCGCTGTTTCGCACCCTGGCCCGTGACGAGGCCTGGTACCAGCGCCCGATCACGCTGCGCCATCCGCTGATCTTCTACTACGGACACGTTGCGACCTTCTTCGTCAACAAGCTCATGCTCACGCGCATGATCGACGAGCGGCTGGACCCGCACCTGGAGTCGATCTTCGCCGTCGGTGTCGACGAGATGAGCTGGGACGATCTGGACGACGCGCACTACGACTGGCCGCCCGTCGCGCAGGTGCGGGCCTACCGCGAGCGGGTGCGCGCCCTGGTGCTCGAGCTGATCGACAAGGCGCCGCTCACGCTGCCGGTGAACTGGGACAACCCCTGGTGGGCCATCGTCATGGGCGTGGAGCACGAGCGCATCCACATAGAGACCTCTTCGGTGCTGATCCGCCAGCAGCGCCTTGAATGGCTGCGCGAGCGGCCTGACTGGCCGGCCTGCCCGGACAGCGGCCCGGCGCCGCAGAATTCTCTGGTCGCAGTGCCCGCAGGCCATGTGCGCCTGGGCAAGCCTTTTGACAGCCCGCACTATGGCTGGGACAACGAATACGGCCACCACGAAGCCGACATCCCCGCCTTTGAGGCCGCCCGCCTGCTGGTGAGCAACGGCGAATTCCTCGACTTCGTCAAGGCCGGCGGCTATGGCAACGACGCCTTCTGGGACGACGAAGGCCTGCGCTGGCGCGACTACGCCAAGGCCGAGCACCCGAGCTTCTGGCTGCGCAAGGGCGCGCACTGGCATCTGCGCCTGCTGACCCGCGAGGTGCCCATGCCCTGGAACTGGCCGGTAGAAGTCAACTGCCTGGAGGCGCGCGCCTTCTGCCGCTGGAAGTCGCAGGAAAGCGGTCTCACGGTGCGCCTGCCGACGGAAGACGAATGGCAGCGCATCCTGGCCACGAGCGACTGGCAGCTCAACGACGGCGCGCCGGCCAATGCCAATCTCTATCTGGAGCATTGGGCCTCGCCCTGCCCGGTCGATCGCTTTGCGCACGGCGCCTTCTGCGACGTGGTCGGCAACGTCTGGCAGTGGACCGAGACACCCACCTACCCCTTCGAGGGCTTCAAGACCCACCCGATCTACGACGACTTCACCACGCCTACCTTCGACGAGCGCCACAACCTGATCAAGGGCGGCTCCTGGGTGTCGACCGGCAACGAGGCCGAGCCCGCATCGCGCTACGCCTTCCGGCGCCACTTCTTCCAGCACGCCGGGCTGCGCTACGTGGTGAGCGACGCGCCCATCGTCTCGCAAACCTCGCACTACGAGACCGACGAGCTCGTCACCCAGTACATGGAGTTTCACTACGGCGCCAAGTACTGGAATACGGCCAACTTCCCCAAGGCCGTGGCGGAACTGGCGATTGCGGCCGTGGGCGAAGGCCCGCGGCGCAGCGCCATGGACCTGGGCTGCGCCGTCGGGCGCAGCGTGTTCGAGCTGGCGCGCCACTTCGAGCAGGTAGTGGGCGTGGACTTTTCCGCACGCTTCATCGACCAGGGCGTGGCGCTGGCGCGCGGCGACGCGGTGCGCTACACCGTCACCGACGAGGGCGAGCTGCTTGAATACAAGGCGGTCAAGCTTGCCGACATGGGCTTGGCAGACAGTGCCGCGCGCGTGCAGTTCTGGCAAGGCGACGCCTGCAACCTCAAGCCCGGGTTCAGCGGCTACGACCTGATTCTTGCGGCCAATCTGATCGATCGGCTCTACGACCCGGCGCGCTTCCTGCAGATGGTGCACGAGCGCCTGAACCCGGGCGGCCTGCTCGTGCTGGCTTCGCCCTACACCTGGCTTGCCGAGCACACGCCGCGCGACAAATGGCTGGGCGGCTTCAAGAAGGACGGCGAGAGCTGGCGCACGCTCGATGCGCTGCGGGCGCTGCTGGGCGCGCACTTCGAGATGGTCGGCACGCCGCGCGAGCTGCCCTTCGTGATACGCGAGACGCGCCGCAAATTCCAGCATTCGCTGTCCGAAGTGACGCTCTGGAAGCGCGTGCGCTGAAGCGCACCAAAGCACTGCGCGGCCCTCCCCTTTTTTCATGCGACGCCCCCGCTCGTGTCCCGGCCTGCTCCGCGCTCTGGCGCTGCTGGCGTGCGCCGCCGCCGTGCCTTGCGGCGCGCAAGCCGGCACCGAACCGCCCGCGGCCGCAGTGGTGCGCCCCGCCAGCGCGCCCGCACCGCTGGCGCGCGAGCTGCGCTACAAATCAAGCGGCCCCGAGGTGCGCGAGCTGCAGATACGCCTGCGCCACGCCAGATTCCTTGCCACCTACGACGCGCACGACAAGTTCGACGGCAAGACGCGCGCCGCAGTGGAAAAATTCCAGCGCGAGCACGGCCTGCGCCCGAGCGGCGTCGTCGACCAGGCTACCTGGGACTTGCTGCGCCAGAAGTCGCACGAGCCGACCGCGGCCGAGCTCAACAACACCGATGTCGGCCCCTGGTTCACCGGGCCGCGCCATGCGGCCTTCATCATGGAGCTGCAATCGCGCCTGAAGCAGGCGGGCAGCTACCGCGGCCCGATCAACGGCGAGCTCGACCGCGCCACGCTCGACGCCATCGCCGCATTCCGGCTGAGAGTGGGCCTGCCCGCCGCCGAGGTCATGGACGAGCGCACCTGGGCGCGGCTGCTGCCGCTCACGCGCAACCCCGGCTACAAACAGCTCTTTGACGCGCCGCCCGAGAGCCACGCGGACCAGCAACTCGATCCGCGCTGCACCAGTGGCAAGGTGGTGTGCATCTCCAAGGCGCAAATGAAGCTCTCCTACGTGGTCGACGGTCAGATCAAGTTCACCCGCGAGGCGCGCTTTTCCCGCCCGGGCTGGGACAGCCCCGAAGGCGAATTTCGCATCTGGTACATGAACCGCGACACGGTCTCGGCCATCTTCGGCGAGCGCACGCCCATGCCCTACGCCATCTTCTACGACGGCAACGTGGCCATCCATTTTTCCGACGACTTTGCCGACAACGGCTACGCCAGCGGCTCGCACGGCTGCACCCAGATGCGCGACTACCAGGCGGCCAAGTGGCTCTACGAACAGGTCAAGGTGGGCGACCGCGTCGTGGTCTACCCTTGAGCCGAGGCCGCCATCGCGCCCGCCGGCTGCAGGCGGCACACGCGCGCAGTACCCTTGCCTGAGCAAGGAGTGAAGACATGGCACAAACCCAATGGCAGGAGCGCGCCAGCGGCGCATTGATGGGCGCGCTCGTCGGCGAGGCGCTGGCGGTGGGGCCGCACTGGTATTACGACCTCGATGCGCTGCGCGCCGCCTACGGAGACTGGATCAGCGACTACACCACGCCCAGGCCCGGGCACTACCACGACGGACTGAAGGCGGGCGAATCCTCGCAGGCCGGGCTGCTGCTGGAGCTGACCATGCGCTCGCTGGCGGACTGCGGCCGCTACGACGAGGCCGACTTCTGCCAGCGCCTGGACCGCGACTTCTTCCCGCTGATCGACGGCACGCCCAAGCACGGGCCGGGCGGCTACACCAGCCAGTCGATGCGCGAGACCTGGCGCCTGCGCGTGGCTCTGGGCAAACCCTGGGGCCAGGTGGCCGGCTGGGCGGACACCACGGAAGCGGCCGAGCGCGTGCTCGCCATCGCGGTGCGCAATGCCCGCGACCCGCTGGCCCTGGCGCGCGACGTGAGCAGCAACACCGCACTCACGCAGCAGGACGCCTGCGTCGCCGCCATGACCACCGCATACGCGCTGGCGCTGGGGCAACTGGTGCAGGGCGCGCGCCTGGACGGCCAGATCAGCGAGCGGCTGATGGTGCTGGTGCGCGACGGCAAGCTGCCGTTTCACAGCGTCACCCGCCCGGACGGCGCCGGCGTGCCCGACGGCCCGGAGCGCCCGCGCCAGGCGGGGCAATTCCCCTCGCCCGACGCGCTCATAGGCATGGGCTACATCGCCGGCGCGGCGCTGGATGCGGGCGTGCGCATCGAGCCGGCCTGGAAGGTCTCGCAGGTCTATGGCATGCCTTGCGCGGTCTACCACCAGTTCCCGGCGGTCTACCACCTGGCCGCGCGCTTTGCCGACGATTTTGAAAGCGCGGTGCTGCATGCGGTCAACGGCGGCGGGCAGAACCAGGCCCGCGCGATGCTGACCGGCGCGCTGGTCGGCGCCATGGTCGGCCTGCAAGGCATTCCCGAGCGCTTCATCACGGGGCTCGACCGCCATGAAGAGCGCCTGCAGCTCGCCCGGCGCATCGCTGCGCAGTCCGAGGCGGCCTGACGCTGCCAGGAGCGAGACACGGCGCGCGAGGCAAGATAACGAGCGCACCCAGGGCTGGATGGCTGTTGACTCAGAGCAAGGCCGGCTCGTCGGGCAACTCGTTGTCCACGCCCGCCGGCCCAGGCCCGGAGCGCGGAAAGTGCTGTTCGAGCAGCGCTGAGACCTCGGCGAGCGCGGCGCCCAGGCCGTCCTCGACCTGGCCCGCCTGCAAGGCCGTGGCCAGGCGCGCGAGCATCGCATCCCATTGCGCTTGTGGCACCACGCGCGCCAGAGCGCGGTCGGCGACGATCTCGATCGCGCGTTCGGCCAGCAGCAGGTAGATCAGCACGCCGTTGTTGCGCTCGGTGTCCCAGACGCGCAGCAGCGAGAACACCGTGAGCGCGCGCCCGCGCACCACCTGCGCCAGCGCGCGGCGGTGCAAAAGATGGCGCCACAGGTCGGCACCGGGCAGCGCCGCTTCGACGCACACGCGCAGCTGGCCGGTGTGCCGCGCCTCGCTCGCGGCCACCTTCTGGCGCAAGCGCTCGAGCACGGCTGCGGGCAGCGCCTGCCGCGCGCCGCGGGCGTTCATCCAGACGTGGCGCAGCCAGCGCCGCAACAAGGTCCACATGCTCGTCCTGCCTTCGCGCATCACCAGCTTCCGCTGGCGCCACCGCCGCCAAAATCACCGCCGCCGCCCGAGCTGAAGCCGCTGTCCGAGCCGCTGCCCCAGCCCGAGTCCGCGCCGCCGGTCCAGCGGATGCGATCGCCCTCAAACCCGCCCGCGCCGCCTGCCGAATGCGACCCGCGCCGCGTCGCGCGCAGCACGGTCCACATCATGGTCAGCAAAAACAGCATGGCGCTCCAGCCGATCAGCAGGTCCACGTTCTCGCCGCTGGGCGCGCCGCTCACGAGCAGCAGTCCCGCAGCGCCCACGCCCCAGATTGCCGCCAGCCGCAGGCCGAACAGGAAGTACAGCAGCGCCAGCACCACCGCCGCCAGGCCCAGCGCCGTCGCAAGGTCGTCGTCCTGGGCCTGGGCGCCGTCCTGGCCTGGTTTGGCCAGGGCCGGCTCACCGGCGATCAGCGCCGAAATGCGCTCGACGGCGTCGCCCAGGCCCTGGGCAAACCGGCCCTGGCGAAAGGCCGGCGTCAAGACATCGTCGATGATGCGCTTGGCCGCGATGTCGGGAACGCTGCCCTCCAGCGCCTTGGCCACTTCGATGCGCATGCGCCTGTCGTCCTTGGCGACGATGAGCAGCAGGCCGTCGCCCACCTCGCGGCGCCCGAGCTTCCAGGTGTTCGCCACCCGGTTGGCGTAGGCGGCAATGTCCTCGGGGGCGGTGCTCGGCACCAGCAGGAGCACCGCCTGGGCGCCGTGGGCGTTTTCCAGCGCCTCCAGCCGGCCGGAGAGATCTTCGAGCTCGGATGCGGACAAGGTATTCGTCTGGTCTATCACCCGGCCCGTCAGCGGCGGCACCGCAAGCAGCTGCGCCCAGGCGAGCGGCAGCGCGCAGACCAGCAAAAGCATAGCTGTCAGCGCATGTCCAGCATGGGCAAACGGCACTTTTTATCCTCAATCTTCAGCGAGAGTCACTGGGTGCTGAAATCCACCTTGGGCGGGCTTGTGATCGCCGCCTCGTTGGCCACGGTGAAATTGGGCTTGGCGCTGTAGTCAAACACCTTGGCGGTGAGATTGCTCGGGAAGCTGCGCACCAGCACGTTGTACTCCCTGACCGCATCGATGTAGCGCCCGCGTGCCACCGCGATGCGGTTTTCTGCGCCTTCGAGCGCCACGCGCAGATCGGCAAATGCCTTGTTGGCCTTGAGATCGGGGTAGCGCTCCACCGTGACCATCAGGCGGCTGAGCGCGCCCGAGAGCTCGCCCTGCGCGGCCTGGAACTGCTGCAAGGCTTGAGGGTTGCCCAGCAGTTCGGGCGTGAGCTGAATGCTCGAGGCCTTGGCGCGCGCCTCTATTACCTTGGTAAGCGTCTCCTGCTCGAAATTGGCCTCGCCCTTGACGGTAGCCACCAGGTTGTCGATCAGGTCGGCGCGGCGCTGGTACTGGTTGAGCACCTCGCTCCAGGCAGAGTTGCTGGCTTCATCGAGCCGCTGGAAATCGTTGTAGCCGCAGGCCGTCAGCATGCCGGCCAGCATCAACAGGGCAAATGCCCGAAAGAAACGCATCATCATGTTGCCTGCTCCTCTCCGTGCCGTAATTCAGCGCAGCGGCGCCTGCTGCAGTTCGCCCGCCTGCCACACGCGCCAGCGCAGTTGCATGCCCTCGGGCACGAAGACCACCACCGGCAGCTTGCTGTTGTAGCGCAGCAGCAGCGGCTCGGCCTGCACGAAGCCCGGTTTTTCAGTGCCCGGCGGGCACATCATCATGGTCGTGCGCACCTGGCCCTGGCTCTTGAGCACCCAGTAGGTATAGCCCCAGCCGGGCACGTCTTGCGCCTGAAAGCCGCCGTCCATGCCGCGCGCGTTGCAGTCCAGCGTCATGGCCTTGCCGCCGATCAGCTCCAGCTTGCGCGTGCTCTCGTCGGCCAGCGCGGGCAGCTCGATCACATGGCGCTCGTGGCCCGGCAAAGCCGCCGGGAAGGCCTTGAGTTCCTTGGCGAGATCGGCCGACGCTGGAACGGGTTGGGCCGCGCAGGCGGTGAGCAGCAGCGCCAGACACGGCCAGGCTGCGCGTTGAAGGGGTTTGGATAAACAGTTCATGCCATGCACTGTAGCCGCGTGCC
The DNA window shown above is from Comamonas sp. NLF-1-9 and carries:
- the phaR gene encoding polyhydroxyalkanoate synthesis repressor PhaR, giving the protein MPDKTTEQQTPQAGAPRTIKKYPNRRLYDTSTSTYITLAEVRQLVIDGVQVQVRDAKSGEDLTRSILLQIILEEEAGGTPMFTEAVLANIIRFYGHAMQGFMGAYLEKNVQMFTEVQARLAEQAKTVTPEMWSQFMNLQSPMMQNLMGSYIEQSHNMFQHMQEQMNKQTEQMLGAFGIKKR
- a CDS encoding TPM domain-containing protein; translated protein: MWTLLRRWLRHVWMNARGARQALPAAVLERLRQKVAASEARHTGQLRVCVEAALPGADLWRHLLHRRALAQVVRGRALTVFSLLRVWDTERNNGVLIYLLLAERAIEIVADRALARVVPQAQWDAMLARLATALQAGQVEDGLGAALAEVSALLEQHFPRSGPGPAGVDNELPDEPALL
- a CDS encoding ADP-ribosylglycohydrolase family protein; translated protein: MAQTQWQERASGALMGALVGEALAVGPHWYYDLDALRAAYGDWISDYTTPRPGHYHDGLKAGESSQAGLLLELTMRSLADCGRYDEADFCQRLDRDFFPLIDGTPKHGPGGYTSQSMRETWRLRVALGKPWGQVAGWADTTEAAERVLAIAVRNARDPLALARDVSSNTALTQQDACVAAMTTAYALALGQLVQGARLDGQISERLMVLVRDGKLPFHSVTRPDGAGVPDGPERPRQAGQFPSPDALIGMGYIAGAALDAGVRIEPAWKVSQVYGMPCAVYHQFPAVYHLAARFADDFESAVLHAVNGGGQNQARAMLTGALVGAMVGLQGIPERFITGLDRHEERLQLARRIAAQSEAA
- the ovoA gene encoding 5-histidylcysteine sulfoxide synthase — translated: MTRTDSAVLQTPPRPVSLPRRLALDAGGPQAFRRALRSYFVETFDATESLFRTLARDEAWYQRPITLRHPLIFYYGHVATFFVNKLMLTRMIDERLDPHLESIFAVGVDEMSWDDLDDAHYDWPPVAQVRAYRERVRALVLELIDKAPLTLPVNWDNPWWAIVMGVEHERIHIETSSVLIRQQRLEWLRERPDWPACPDSGPAPQNSLVAVPAGHVRLGKPFDSPHYGWDNEYGHHEADIPAFEAARLLVSNGEFLDFVKAGGYGNDAFWDDEGLRWRDYAKAEHPSFWLRKGAHWHLRLLTREVPMPWNWPVEVNCLEARAFCRWKSQESGLTVRLPTEDEWQRILATSDWQLNDGAPANANLYLEHWASPCPVDRFAHGAFCDVVGNVWQWTETPTYPFEGFKTHPIYDDFTTPTFDERHNLIKGGSWVSTGNEAEPASRYAFRRHFFQHAGLRYVVSDAPIVSQTSHYETDELVTQYMEFHYGAKYWNTANFPKAVAELAIAAVGEGPRRSAMDLGCAVGRSVFELARHFEQVVGVDFSARFIDQGVALARGDAVRYTVTDEGELLEYKAVKLADMGLADSAARVQFWQGDACNLKPGFSGYDLILAANLIDRLYDPARFLQMVHERLNPGGLLVLASPYTWLAEHTPRDKWLGGFKKDGESWRTLDALRALLGAHFEMVGTPRELPFVIRETRRKFQHSLSEVTLWKRVR
- a CDS encoding peptidoglycan-binding protein, with amino-acid sequence MRRPRSCPGLLRALALLACAAAVPCGAQAGTEPPAAAVVRPASAPAPLARELRYKSSGPEVRELQIRLRHARFLATYDAHDKFDGKTRAAVEKFQREHGLRPSGVVDQATWDLLRQKSHEPTAAELNNTDVGPWFTGPRHAAFIMELQSRLKQAGSYRGPINGELDRATLDAIAAFRLRVGLPAAEVMDERTWARLLPLTRNPGYKQLFDAPPESHADQQLDPRCTSGKVVCISKAQMKLSYVVDGQIKFTREARFSRPGWDSPEGEFRIWYMNRDTVSAIFGERTPMPYAIFYDGNVAIHFSDDFADNGYASGSHGCTQMRDYQAAKWLYEQVKVGDRVVVYP